In Kryptolebias marmoratus isolate JLee-2015 linkage group LG4, ASM164957v2, whole genome shotgun sequence, the following proteins share a genomic window:
- the LOC108251245 gene encoding potassium voltage-gated channel subfamily KQT member 2 translates to MVQKSRNGGVFPGAQADQKKLKVGFVGLDSGGTESSRDGALLIAGGDEGPRRQRSSVSGGKKPPKRNALYRRLQNFLYNVLERPRGWAFIYHAYVFLLVFSCLVLSVFSTIREYEKSSEDALYILEVVTIVVFGVEYMVRIWAAGCCCRYRGWRGRLKFARKPFCVIDIMVLIASISVLAAGTQGNVFATSAIRSLRFLQILRMIRMDRRGGTWKLLGSVVYAHSKELITAWYIGFLCLILASFLVYLAEKEDNEQFETYADALWWGLITLTTIGYGDKFPITWNGRLLAATFTLIGVSFFALPAGILGSGFALKVQEQHRQKHFEKRRNPAAGLIQAAWRVYATNLSRTDLTSTWDYYERTVSVPMYRLIPPLNQLDLLRNLKNKSGLSFRKDVQPEPSPSQKVSLKERVFSSPRSSGTKGKGSPQHVAPPVGVAPGLGVGPGVPGTPGGVQALRRSPSMEPNLEESPSKVPKSWSFGERSRTRQAFRIRGAASRQNSEVLIEMQDEEFRQKSYPEASLPGDDMVDDNKSCHCEFVPQDLTPGLKVTIRAICIMRFMVSKRKFKESLRPYDVMDVIEQYSAGHLDMLARIKNLQARVDQIVGRGTPIADKDRPKTAGEELPEDPSMMGRLGKVEKQVLSMERKLDFLVNIYIQRMGIPQAETDAYFGSKEPDPAPPYHSPVDQLEKSQSISKILQVLPGDHVERTRFVTKMVRSSSSTGHRNYTAPTCPPSTSWQPISSQLHPQAPPPQHSHGNTPSPVGDASMVRLPPPPAGERHSGNRSNRHSTGDRGGSERPETGGERTNGTGVGGEVKPDSDTSISIPSVDHEELERSFSGFSISQSRENLDFLNNGFYSSAGLGEQQVGGGSGRCPAVRPYIAEGESDSESELCAPSPHSDRAWTGTK, encoded by the exons gtgGGGATGAAGGTCCTCGGCGTCAGCGCAGCAGTGTCTCTGGAGGAAAGAAACCTCCTAAACGAAACGCTCTCTACAGACGTCTGCAGAACTTCCTCTACAATGTTCTGGAGAGACCTCGAGGATGGGCCTTCATCTACCACGCCTATGT GTTCCTGCTGGTATTTTCCTGCCTGGTTCTGTCTGTGTTCTCCACCATCAGAGAGTACGAGAAGAGCTCAGAGGATGCCCTTTACATCCTG GAGGTGGTGACCATCGTGGTGTTTGGGGTGGAGTACATGGTGAGGATCTGGGCTGCAGGTTGCTGCTGTCGTTATCGAGGATGGAGAGGTCGACTCAAATTTGCCAGAAAACCATTCTGTGTCATTG ACATCATGGTGCTGATAGCTTCCATTTCAGTCCTGGCTGCTGGAACTCAAGGAAACGTCTTTGCCACATCAGCCATCAGGTCTCTTcggtttctgcagattcttcgAATGATCCGGATGGACCGACGAGGAGGAACCTGGAAGCTGCTGGGATCTGTGGTCTATGCCCACAGCAAG GAGCTGATCACAGCCTGGTACATTGGTTTCCTCTGTCTTATCTTGGCCAGTTTCCTGGTGTATTTggcagaaaaagaagacaacGAGCAGTTTGAGACATATGCTGATGCCCTCTGGTGGGGATTG ATTACCCTAACAACCATTGGATATGGGGACAAATTTCCCATCACCTGGAATGGACGTCTGCTGGCTGCAACATTCACACTGATTGGAGTTTCCTTCTTTGCTCTGCCGGCT GGCATTCTGGGTTCTGGATTTGCTCTGAAAGTGCAGGAgcagcacagacagaaacattttgagAAGAGACGAAATCCAGCAGCTGGACTTATCCAG GCAGCCTGGAGGGTTTATGCCACCAATCTAAGTCGAACTGATCTGACTTCAACTTGGGATTATTATGAGAGGACTGTATCTGTCCCCATGTACAG GTTGATTCCTCCTCTCAATCAGTTGGACTTACTGAGGAACCTCAAGAACAAATCAGGACTTTCTTTCAG gAAGGATGTCCAGCCAGAACCATCACCAAG TCAGAAGGTCAGTCTGAAGGAAAGGGTCTTCTCATCTCCACGGAGTTCAGGAACCAAAGGAAAAGGTTCTCCTCAGCATG TGGCTCCTCCAGTTGGAGTTGCTCCTGGACTGGGTGTTGGCCCTGGAGTTCCTGGAACCCCAGGAGGAGTCCAGGCTTTGCGGAGATCTCCCAGCATGGAACCCAATCTAGAGGAAAGTCCAAGCAAAGTTCCAAAAAGTTGGAGCTTTGGAGAACGCAGCCGAACCAGGCAGGCCTTCAGGATCCGAGGAGCAGCATCTCGTCAGAACTCTGAAG TGCTGATAGAGATGCAGGATGAAGAGTTCAGACAGAAGAGCTACCCAG AGGCGAGCCTGCCAGGTGATGACATGGTTGACGACAACAAGAGCTGTCATTGTGAGTTCGTCCCTCAGGATTTGACACCGGGGTTAAAGGTCACCATCAGAGCCATCTG catTATGCGCTTTATGGTTTCTAAGAGGAAGTTTAAGGAGAGTCTTCGACCCTATGATGTCATGGACGTGATTGAACAGTATTCAGCTGGTCACCTGGACATGCTTGCCCGCATTAAGAACCTTCAGGCCAG GGTAGATCAGATTGTTGGTAGAGGAACACCAATCGCAGACAAGGACCGTCCTAAAACAGCTGGTGAGGAGCTACCTGAAGATCCAAGCATGATGGGACGCCTGGGGAAGGTGGAGAAACAG GTCCTGTCCATGGAGAGGAAGCTAGACTTTCTGGTAAATATCTACATTCAACGAATGGGAATCCCTCAAGCTGAGACTGATGCCTACTTTGGATCCAAAGAACCAGACCCAGCCCCGCCTTATCACAGTCCTGTGGATCAACTGGAAAAGAGTCAGTCCATCTCCAAAATCCTCCA GGTGTTGCCTGGCGACCATGTGGAGAGGACTCGGTTTGTGACAAAGATGGTCCGCTCCAGCAGCTCAACCGGACACCGGAACTACACGGCTCCCACCTGCCCACCATCAACATCCTGGCAGCCAATCAGCTCTCAGCTTCATCCCCAGGCCCCTCCCCCTCAGCACAGCCATGGTAACACGCCCAGCCCAGTGGGGGATGCGTCGATGGTTCGACTGCCCCCTCCTCCTGCTGGAGAGAGACACAGTGGGAACAGATCAAACCGACACAGCACTGGAGACCGAGGGGGTTCTGAGAGACCAGAGACAGGTGGAGAACGTACCAACGGAACCGGAGTTGGGGGCGAGGTGAAGCCTGACAGCGACACCTCCATTTCCATCCCGTCGGTGGACCACGAAGAACTGGAGCGCTCCTTCAGCGGCTTCTCCATCTCACAGTCCAGAGAGAACCTGGACTTCCTGAACAACGGGTTCTATTCTTCTGCTGGTCTGGGGGAGCAGCAAGTAGGAGGAGGCTCTGGCCGCTGCCCCGCTGTCAGACCATACATCGCAGAGGGGGAGTCTGATTCTGAATCTGAGCTCTGTGCCCCCTCACCACACTCAGACCGGGCCTGGACTGGtaccaaataa